In a single window of the Dreissena polymorpha isolate Duluth1 chromosome 3, UMN_Dpol_1.0, whole genome shotgun sequence genome:
- the LOC127872750 gene encoding kelch-like protein 13: protein MAESESYHSPSKANGSSVNTEVYRVEERPEHGMRILHALNKLKNDKILCDVILIAENKKYEAHRVILVSASDYFRSMFTSGMRESHQREIELKGITSKGLEKVLEIIYTSTTTLEGDDIFDVIAAATHLQVTPVIEFCERNFLSGMTTTNFYDFINTAKLYSMNNALRQIDFFIAKNLMQISKDGTLYLLTYDQMINCLKNDKLCIREIDIFRITWDWLKQEGYREDHAIFLMKLIRFPLINPRDLVQHVQQVETMMTVPDLREMVLSALNYHVVPHSQPLLNTLTTQLRSFTERLISVGGREIHPNPCLHDEILVFDSKITANSLLNRSEVATLPSALSHMQVVVFNNFLYVLGGCTTQCAHGESAVNSVLRYDPRFDTWFQVSSMINKRAYFFAGVLRNKVYAVGGKFKDGSLATAEVYDPAENTWEPIASMPMSYHAHAGAVFADHIFVSGGYSNNHFTPDMQRYDPETNQWEDMAPMLTPRGWHVMCTAQDKLFVFGGCNLNVNQQAQPVVQSECYDPEVDQWTIIAPLSISHKEASCVVYSDQIYVLGGYNVQTKTGQKLVSRYDVYSGIWETIGGLPRSLTGVGYCTLQLPTFNIEDDD, encoded by the exons ATGGCAGAATCAGAGTCCTACCACAGCCCAAGCAAGGCAAACGGTTCATCTGTAAACACAGAAGTGTATAGAGTTGAAGAACGGCCAGAACATGGGATGAGAATCCTTCACGCCTTGAATAAGCTTAAGAATGACAAAATATTGTGTGACGTCATCTTGATAGCTGAAA ACAAAAAGTATGAGGCACACCGGGTCATTCTAGTGTCAGCCTCCGACTATTTCCGCTCTATGTTCACATCTGGGATGCGTGAAAGTCATCAGAGGGAGATAGAGCTGAAGGGCATTACTAGCAAAGGACTGGAAAAGGTTCTTGAGATCATCTACACGTCCACAACAACTCTTGAAGGCGATGATATATTTGATGTTATTGCAGCAGCCACTCATTTGCAGGTGACTCCTGTGATTGAGTTTTGTGAACGTAATTTCCTTAGTGGAATGACTACCACAAACTTCTATGATTTCATCAATACTGCGAAATTATACAGCATGAACAATGCCCTTAGACAGATTGATTTTTTCATAGCAAAAAACTTAATGCAAATTTCAAAAGATGGAACTTTGTACTTGTTGACGTATGATCAAATGATAAACTGTTTGAAAAACGACAAGTTATGTATAAGAGAAATTGATATCTTTAGAATAACCTGGGACTGGCTAAAGCAGGAAGGTTATCGTGAGGATCATGCAATCTTCCTCATGAAACTTATCAGATTCCCATTAATCAACCCTCGAGACCTCGTGCAGCATGTGCAGCAAGTGGAGACCATGATGACGGTTCCAGACTTGCGCGAAATGGTTCTCTCAGCGTTAAACTACCACGTTGTACCGCACTCCCAACCACTCCTAAACACTCTTACCACTCAGCTGCGTTCTTTCACTGAGAGGTTGATAAGTGTTGGTGGTAGAGAAATTCACCCAAATCCCTGCTTACATGATGAAATTCTAGTGTTTGACAGTAAAATCACAGCTAACAGTCTTCTGAATAGAAGTGAAGTTGCTACACTACCAAGTGCTTTAAGTCATATGCAAGTAGTAGTATTTAATAACTTTTTGTATGTGTTAGGTGGCTGCACAACACAGTGTGCCCATGGAGAATCTGCAGTGAACTCAGTGTTACGATATGACCCAAGGTTTGATACCTGGTTTCAGGTGTCGTCAATGATTAATAAACGGGCATATTTCTTTGCGGGGGTTCTCAGAAACAAAGTGTACGCTGTTGGGGGCAAGTTCAAAGATGGAAGTCTAGCCACTGCTGAGGTGTATGACCCAGCAGAGAACACCTGGGAGCCAATAGCCTCCATGCCAATGTCGTACCACGCACATGCTGGAGCGGTATTTGCAGATCACATATTTGTATCTGGGGGTTACAGCAATAATCACTTCACGCCGGATATGCAGCGGTATGACCCAGAGACCAACCAATGGGAGGACATGGCGCCCATGCTAACGCCAAGAGGTTGGCATGTCATGTGCACAGCCCAGGATAAACTGTTCGTATTTGGTGGATGTAACCTCAACGTCAACCAGCAAGCCCAACCGGTTGTACAGTCGGAGTGCTATGACCCAGAGGTGGACCAGTGGACAATTATAGCCCCGTTATCCATATCTCACAAGGAAGCCTCCTGTGTTGTTTACAGTGATCAGATCTATGTGCTTGGCGGCTATAATGTTCAGACAAAGACTGGTCAGAAGTTGGTTTCCAGGTACGATGTGTACAGCGGAATTTGGGAGACCATAGGTGGCTTGCCACGCAGTCTGACTGGCGTTGGTTATTGTACGCTGCAACTGCCAACATTTAATATAGAAGACGATGATTAG
- the LOC127872752 gene encoding uncharacterized protein LOC127872752: protein MSVCYLGTKILSAMFRKCGSRGFLKFMALTVFGMSLYALTLKWFPSERTDLTNKLGPLYQMIIGHRYTHLEDLEGFEEVSDQQKIYLMKKVQDEVHNLMSKCQLQKNEVRECESKFQNQNDKILTIFTTWMYDKDKFPINNKTLFNWRTLPDVNLIVFSDSEDVNRLSKAAGWSVVPIQNKAAGAPILPEMFIEAKKTFKSYFYAYANGDLLFTDSLITTLRTVLCSHEYFKSEKSSGLLIVGRRTNIPAASVINDDAISWSKLHSLAKSQGELFQTDAEDYFISDSKYPWESFQPVAVGRRGYDNWVVAFSRYSNKTVIDASETVLCLHQTLDSRGNYEGLTKGNYNLDLIAKLNVPFSVGGWGRTFCSEWKTWSDLCGHIVITKRKKFPSECLGYKLTYQVWNALFGKESTPVLRIN from the coding sequence ATGTCAGTTTGCTACTTAGGTACGAAAATCCTTTCAGCAATGTTTCGAAAATGTGGTTCAAGAGGTTTTCTCAAGTTTATGGCATTGACTGTCTTTGGTATGTCATTATACGCTCTTACTCTAAAATGGTTTCCTTCAGAAAGGACTGATCTCACTAACAAATTAGGGCCATTATATCAAATGATTATTGGTCATAGATATACTCATTTGGAAGATTTGGAGGGATTTGAAGAAGTCAGTGATCAGCAGAAGATATATTTAATGAAGAAAGTGCAAGATGAAGTTCACAATCTTATGTCAAAATGTCAGCTACAAAAAAATGAAGTGAGAGAATGTGAAAGCAAGTTTCAAAATCAGAATGATAAAATACTGACTATTTTTACAACATGGATGTATGATAAAGATAAGTTTCCCATCAACAACAAGACCCTGTTCAATTGGAGAACTTTGCCAGATGTGAACTTGATTGTCTTCAGTGACTCTGAAGACGTAAATCGCCTTAGCAAGGCAGCAGGTTGGTCGGTGGTGCCAATACAAAACAAAGCCGCTGGGGCACCTATTCTACCAGAAATGTTCATAGAGGCGAAAAAAACATTCAAGAGCTATTTTTACGCTTATGCCAATGGGGATCTTTTGTTTACAGATTCTTTGATAACAACACTAAGGACTGTTTTGTGCAGTCATGAGTATTTTAAATCAGAAAAATCCAGTGGGCTTTTAATTGTGGGTCGACGAACAAACATTCCAGCTGCAAGTGTAATTAATGATGATGCTATCTCATGGTCGAAACTTCATTCTCTAGCCAAAAGTCAGGGGGAGCTGTTTCAGACTGATGCAGAGGACTATTTCATATCGGATTCTAAATATCCATGGGAAAGTTTCCAACCTGTGGCAGTGGGCAGACGGGGCTATGATAATTGGGTGGTTGCATTTTCCCGATACTCAAACAAGACTGTGATAGATGCCTCTGAGACTGTATTATGTTTACACCAAACTCTTGATTCCAGAGGAAATTATGAAGGTCTCACAAAAGGAAACTACAATCTGGATCTCATAGCAAAATTGAATGTTCCATTTTCAGTGGGAGGCTGGGGCAGGACATTCTGTTCGGAGTGGAAAACATGGTCAGATCTCTGCGGCCATATTGTGATTACTAAAAGAAAGAAATTTCCATCAGAGTGTCTTGGTTATAAACTGACATATCAAGTGTGGAATGCTCTTTTTGGAAAAGAGTCAACACCAGTTCTACGTATAAATTAA